In a genomic window of Lonchura striata isolate bLonStr1 chromosome 4, bLonStr1.mat, whole genome shotgun sequence:
- the THNSL2 gene encoding threonine synthase-like 2 produces the protein MEYVSTRGGTRAVDFEGALFSGYAPDGGLFMPQRIPSLDRDTLQRWSSLSYPELVKELCSLFVPATLVPRNALNELIDRAFSRFRHKNVVHLSRLKDGLNVLELWHGVTYAFKDLSLSCTGQFLQYFLEKKQKHVNILVGTSGDTGSSAIESVRGQKNVDIFVLLPKGFCTQIQELQMTTVIEDNIHVFTAHGNSDEIDEPIKELFADVDFAGKYNLMSLNSVNWSRIMVQIAHYFYAYFQCTPSLDTSQLPMVEIVVPTGGGGNITAGCIAQKMGLPVRLVTVVNSNDIIHRTVQHGDFSVAESVKATLASAMDIQEPYNVERILWLLSGSDSHLIKTLMEQFNISKRLKLPKDLHRKLSETLGSCSSSDQDIVGAMRRCWEENQYLLCPHSAVAAHYHYSQPHSIPRCCLAPASAAKFQDALLQAGLVPQIPPEITALTAMETRSTPLERGQDWAQVLRGRIEAVAQQWEAQTGQSAPQGR, from the exons ATGGAGTATGTCAGCACACGGGGAGGCACGAGGGCCGTGGACTTTGAGGGAGCCCTTTTCTCTGGCTATGCACCCGATGGGGGGCTCTTCATGCCCCAGCGCATCCCCTcgctggacagggacaccctgcAAAggtggagcagcctgtcctacCCTGAGCTGGTCAAGGAGCTGTGCTCCCTCTTCGTCCCGGCCACGCTGGTCCCACGGAACGCGCTCAATG AGCTGATCGACAGGGCCTTCAGCAGATTTAGGCACAAGAATGTCGTGCATCTGTCCAGGCTGAAAGATGGGCTGAACGTTTTGGAGCTCTGGCATGGTGTTACATATGCATTTAAGGACCTGTCAttgtcctgcacaggacagtttttacagtatttcttggagaaaaagcagaagcatGTCAATATTCTGGTGG GGACTtcaggggacacagggagctCAGCCATCGAGAGCGTGAGAGGACAGAAGAATGTGGACATCTTTGTTCTGCTGCCCAAGGGGTTCTGCACCCAGATACAGGAACTACAGATGACCACTGTCATTGAAGACAACATCCATGTCTTTACTG CTCATGGGAACAGCGATGAAATTGATGAGCCGATTAAGGAACTGTTTGCTGATGTCGATTTTGCTGGAAAATACAACCTGATGAGCTTGAATTCTGTCAATTGGTCCAGGATTATGGTGCAGATTGCCCACTACTTCTATGCTTACTTTCAGTGCACCCCATCCCTGGATACCAGCCAGCTGCCAATGGTGGAAATTGTTGTGCCaacgggaggaggaggaaatatCACGG CTGGCTGTATTGCCCAGAAAATGGGTCTCCCAGTTCGACTTGTTACTGTGGTGAACAGCAATGACATCATTCACAGGACTGTTCAACATGGAGATTTCTCAGTGGCAGAGAGTGTGAAGGCTACGTTAGCATCAGCCATGGATATTCAG GAGCCTTACAACGTGGAGAGGATCCTCTGGCTGCTCTCAGGCTCTGACAGCCACCTGATAAAAACTCTGATGGAGCAATTCAACATCTCAAAAAGGCTGAAGCTGCCAAAGGATTTGCACAGAAAG CTGTCAGAGACCCTGGGATCGTGCTCATCCTCTGACCAGGACATTGTGGGAGCTATGCGGCGCTGCTGGGAGGAGAACCAGTACCTGCTGTGCCCCCACTCTGCCGTGGCTGCTCACTACCACTACTCACAGCCACACAG CATCCCCCGGTGTTGCCTGGCTCCAGCCTCTGCAGCCAAATTTCAGGATGCCCTTCTCCAAGCTGGCCTggttccccagatcccccctgaAATCACTGCTCTGACAGCAATGGAGACCAGGTCCACTCCCCTAGAGCGGGGACAGGACTGGGCACAGGTGCTCCGGGGCCGGATTGAagctgtggcacagcagtgGGAGGCACAGACGGGTCAGTCGGCACCCCAGGGCAGGTAG
- the FABP1 gene encoding fatty acid-binding protein, liver: MSFTGKYQLQHQENFEPFMRALGLPEDQIQRGKDLKSISEIVQDGKKFTITVTTGSKVVKNQFTIGEESDIEMLNGEKVKAVVQMEGNNKLVTQVKGMKSVTELNGDTITYTMTMGDLTLKRVSKRI; this comes from the exons ATGAGCTTCACTGGAAAATACCAGCTCCAGCACCAGGAAAACTTTGAGCCCTTTATGAGAGCCCTCG GGCTCCCTGAGGACCAGATCCAGAGGGGCAAGGACCTCAAAAGCATCTCAGAAATTGTGCAGGATGGGAAAAAGTTCACTATTACTGTGACCACTGGCTCCAAAGTGGTGAAAAACCAGTTCACCATTGGGGAGGAGAGTGACATAGAGATGCTGAATGGAGAGAAAGTGAAG GCTGTTGTGCAGATGGAGGGTAACAACAAACTGGTCACACAGGTGAAAGGGATGAAATCTGTCACGGAGCTCAACGGAGACACCATCACCTAC ACAATGACCATGGGTGACCTCACCTTGAAGAGAGTCAGCAAGAGAATCTAG